The window GTGATGCCTGGCGACAACGTTCAGATGGAAGTGGAGTTGATCACGCCGATCGCGATGGACCCACAGCTTCGGTTCGCGATTCGCGAAGGCGGGCGCACCGTGGGTTCAGGTGTCGTCACTGAGATCATCGAGTAATAAGGGAAAATAGCAGGAAGTGAGGTATCT is drawn from Longimicrobiales bacterium and contains these coding sequences:
- the tuf gene encoding elongation factor Tu (EF-Tu; promotes GTP-dependent binding of aminoacyl-tRNA to the A-site of ribosomes during protein biosynthesis; when the tRNA anticodon matches the mRNA codon, GTP hydrolysis results; the inactive EF-Tu-GDP leaves the ribosome and release of GDP is promoted by elongation factor Ts; many prokaryotes have two copies of the gene encoding EF-Tu), whose protein sequence is VMPGDNVQMEVELITPIAMDPQLRFAIREGGRTVGSGVVTEIIE